A region of Candidatus Hydrogenedens sp. DNA encodes the following proteins:
- the disA gene encoding DNA integrity scanning diadenylate cyclase DisA: protein LYANRFLKPNAKIPSDETGTRHRVAQRMAQQAHCIVVAVSQRRSSVTIYVNDKKHVLAPLPTLLNRAMQSLQTIEKFLVTMNQSLQDLTIREFQDVVTIFDVCKTIQRTQVVLRLADELNPIILELGTEGRLIQMQLKELLIPVPEAELVIKDYYRERTGFDYNTVLQKIHELSQNELIDLGNISQILGYSANLRSVDIYLTPRGYRILTMTHRLPTALIENLVTKFGGFKQILHASKEDLMDVEGIGDVLAERIRGSLNLLRSQMGLEFRR from the coding sequence TTATATGCAAATCGTTTTTTGAAGCCAAATGCAAAAATTCCATCCGATGAGACAGGGACACGTCACCGTGTCGCTCAGAGAATGGCACAACAAGCCCATTGTATTGTTGTTGCGGTGTCACAACGTCGTTCTTCGGTGACGATTTATGTGAATGATAAAAAGCATGTATTAGCCCCATTACCTACGTTGCTTAATAGAGCGATGCAATCATTGCAGACCATTGAGAAATTTTTAGTTACAATGAATCAGTCTTTGCAAGATTTGACTATTCGCGAATTTCAAGATGTAGTAACTATCTTTGATGTTTGCAAAACAATTCAAAGGACGCAGGTGGTTTTGAGGTTAGCAGATGAACTGAACCCAATTATTCTCGAATTAGGGACTGAAGGTCGGTTAATACAAATGCAATTGAAAGAACTATTAATTCCTGTTCCAGAGGCAGAACTGGTTATTAAAGATTATTACCGTGAACGGACTGGCTTCGATTACAATACTGTGTTGCAAAAGATTCACGAATTATCACAAAATGAATTAATAGACCTCGGAAATATAAGTCAGATTTTAGGTTATAGTGCGAATCTTCGTTCTGTTGATATATATCTAACACCACGTGGTTATCGTATTTTAACAATGACGCATAGATTACCCACAGCATTGATAGAGAATCTTGTAACAAAATTTGGTGGATTTAAACAAATTTTACATGCCTCAAAAGAGGACTTGATGGATGTCGAGGGGATAGGTGATGTCCTTGCGGAACGTATTAGAGGCAGTTTAAATTTATTACGTAGCCAGATGGGATTAGAATTTCGGAGGTAA
- a CDS encoding dihydroorotate dehydrogenase electron transfer subunit: MKKIHECIIRLNNEVSPNHYRLVLQNKDIPIHALPGQFVMLEVSTGYYPFLRRPMSIERIFHDGISILYKVCGEGTKILSTLSAGEKINVQGPLGNSFPLPEDNKRSLIVAGGIGVAPFPALVEKILNIKGIAPEVILAGKTFNHLLCEKDFRQMGCKIHLVTEDGSAGYNGMATDFLKSLDLPENILIYTCGPLPMIKNVHEICNKNGWLCYASLEAEMACGEGVCLGCVLPARIEVEKEMMVRVCKEGPIFDTRIILWDKIGEE, translated from the coding sequence ATGAAAAAAATTCATGAATGTATTATTAGATTGAATAATGAGGTTTCACCTAATCATTACCGCTTGGTATTGCAAAATAAAGATATTCCTATCCATGCTTTGCCGGGGCAATTTGTGATGTTGGAAGTATCTACAGGGTATTATCCATTTCTTAGAAGGCCTATGTCGATTGAGAGAATATTCCATGATGGCATATCAATTTTATATAAAGTCTGCGGAGAAGGGACAAAGATTTTATCAACGTTGTCAGCTGGTGAAAAAATAAATGTGCAGGGACCGTTAGGAAATTCATTCCCTCTTCCAGAAGATAATAAACGTTCTCTAATAGTGGCAGGAGGAATAGGTGTTGCTCCTTTCCCCGCATTGGTAGAAAAAATATTAAATATTAAAGGTATTGCTCCAGAAGTAATTTTAGCGGGAAAGACTTTTAACCATTTGTTATGTGAAAAAGATTTTCGACAAATGGGATGTAAAATCCATTTAGTTACAGAAGATGGGAGTGCTGGTTATAATGGTATGGCAACAGATTTCCTTAAATCATTGGATTTGCCAGAAAATATACTTATTTATACATGTGGTCCTTTACCTATGATAAAAAATGTTCATGAGATATGTAATAAGAATGGGTGGCTATGCTATGCATCATTAGAAGCGGAGATGGCATGCGGTGAAGGTGTTTGTTTGGGTTGTGTTCTTCCAGCAAGGATTGAAGTAGAAAAAGAAATGATGGTTCGTGTTTGTAAAGAAGGGCCTATCTTTGATACACGGATAATTCTGTGGGACAAAATCGGAGAGGAATAA
- a CDS encoding dihydroorotate dehydrogenase, with amino-acid sequence MNVNMKVTIGNLTLKNPVTVASGTFGYGEEYSEYFDISCLGAVTVKSLTLKPRLGNPPPRIVETPAGMLNAIGLQNVGLEVYLKEKLPYLRQKKCTIIANIYGTSIQEYEELAERLEKEGGADAIEMNLSCPNVHDARSRYKCPLVAQSPEWVEKYTMAVRSKIKLPLIVKLSPNVTDITEPAISAEKGGADAISIINTLLGMSIDIKTQKPKLKNVVGGLSGPAIRPVAVKMVWDVSRTVKIPVIGMGGICTVNDALEFIFAGAKLIAVGSFIFRDPLAPIKIIQGLEEYCNSHRIEDINKLIGSVIIS; translated from the coding sequence ATGAATGTAAACATGAAGGTAACCATTGGAAACTTAACATTAAAAAATCCTGTAACTGTTGCATCAGGTACGTTTGGCTATGGTGAGGAATATTCAGAATACTTTGATATATCTTGTTTAGGTGCGGTAACTGTAAAAAGTTTAACACTTAAACCACGTTTAGGGAATCCACCACCTCGTATTGTGGAGACGCCCGCAGGGATGTTAAATGCAATTGGGCTACAAAATGTGGGACTTGAGGTATATCTTAAGGAAAAACTTCCTTATTTACGGCAAAAGAAATGCACAATTATTGCTAACATCTATGGGACTTCAATACAGGAATATGAGGAATTAGCCGAAAGATTAGAAAAAGAAGGTGGGGCAGATGCTATTGAAATGAATTTGTCTTGTCCAAATGTGCATGATGCACGGAGTAGATATAAATGTCCATTAGTTGCTCAATCGCCAGAATGGGTAGAAAAATACACAATGGCAGTTCGTTCAAAGATAAAACTACCCTTAATTGTAAAACTTTCACCGAACGTTACAGATATTACAGAGCCTGCAATCTCAGCTGAAAAGGGTGGGGCAGATGCTATATCAATAATAAATACATTATTAGGAATGAGTATTGATATAAAGACACAAAAGCCCAAATTAAAAAATGTTGTAGGCGGGTTAAGCGGACCTGCTATTCGACCTGTTGCAGTTAAGATGGTTTGGGATGTAAGTAGAACAGTAAAAATACCAGTGATTGGTATGGGTGGTATTTGTACTGTTAATGATGCGTTAGAATTTATCTTTGCAGGTGCAAAGTTGATAGCTGTTGGTTCCTTTATATTTCGTGACCCCTTAGCACCAATAAAGATAATTCAGGGATTGGAAGAGTATTGCAATTCTCACCGAATTGAAGATATTAATAAATTAATAGGTTCAGTAATTATTAGCTAA
- the pyrF gene encoding orotidine-5'-phosphate decarboxylase — MSERLILGLDVDTISEVKQIVSMCPQCLWYKVGSQLFTRCGHGVITFLKEQGKKIFLDLKYHDIPNTVRNAVKSACSLGVDMLTIHALGGRQMVKYAREGVEGTNVKIIAVTILTSHTEEQIQKELGISWKLEDAVYNLANMALSAGGHGIVCSPVEIAILRARLGNDFLLITPGVRPTWASETHDQARVMTPKEAIQRGANMLVLSRPILKADNPGHAFDNIVKEIEHDQ; from the coding sequence ATGTCTGAGCGATTAATTTTAGGTTTGGATGTAGATACCATTTCAGAAGTAAAACAAATTGTAAGTATGTGCCCACAATGTCTCTGGTATAAAGTAGGTAGTCAACTTTTTACTCGGTGTGGACATGGGGTCATAACTTTTCTTAAAGAACAGGGGAAAAAAATATTTCTTGACTTAAAATATCATGATATCCCAAATACAGTAAGAAATGCGGTAAAATCTGCTTGTAGTTTAGGAGTAGATATGTTGACTATTCATGCCTTAGGTGGAAGGCAAATGGTTAAGTATGCAAGAGAAGGTGTTGAAGGAACAAATGTTAAAATTATTGCAGTAACCATATTAACAAGCCATACCGAAGAGCAAATTCAGAAAGAATTAGGTATATCTTGGAAATTAGAAGATGCAGTGTATAACCTTGCTAATATGGCTCTAAGTGCTGGTGGACATGGTATAGTATGTTCTCCTGTAGAAATTGCTATTTTAAGGGCAAGGTTAGGAAATGATTTTCTGTTGATTACTCCTGGTGTTCGTCCTACATGGGCATCAGAGACTCATGACCAAGCCCGTGTGATGACTCCAAAAGAGGCAATTCAACGTGGAGCAAATATGTTGGTTTTATCTCGTCCTATATTAAAAGCAGATAACCCAGGACATGCGTTTGACAATATTGTGAAGGAAATTGAACATGACCAATGA
- the pyrE gene encoding orotate phosphoribosyltransferase: MTNDEVIQIFIQHKALLNGHFVYASGRHGNKFLQFSRILQYPKVTERLCSELATYFKEFHVNLVVGPATGGIVLAYEVARQLGCLTAFLEKEPDKTMAMKRGFTLVKGWKVIVVEDITTTGGSVKKCIEHLQGRGAEIVGVGCIVNRNPGNVLFDVPFFSLAEINLETWEPEECQLCKDGQSITEPDNILLT, encoded by the coding sequence ATGACCAATGATGAAGTTATCCAAATTTTTATTCAGCATAAGGCTTTACTAAATGGCCATTTTGTTTATGCGAGTGGAAGACATGGAAATAAATTCCTTCAATTTTCACGCATTTTGCAATATCCGAAAGTAACCGAGCGATTGTGTTCAGAGTTAGCAACGTATTTTAAAGAATTCCATGTTAATTTAGTAGTTGGTCCAGCAACAGGCGGAATTGTTCTTGCATATGAGGTAGCACGACAACTTGGATGTCTGACAGCGTTTCTCGAAAAAGAGCCAGATAAAACAATGGCTATGAAACGTGGCTTTACCTTAGTAAAAGGCTGGAAAGTTATAGTTGTAGAAGATATTACTACGACAGGTGGTTCTGTCAAAAAATGTATAGAACATCTCCAGGGGCGAGGTGCTGAAATTGTCGGAGTTGGTTGTATCGTTAATAGAAATCCAGGTAATGTATTGTTTGATGTGCCTTTTTTCTCATTAGCAGAAATAAATTTAGAAACATGGGAACCAGAAGAATGTCAACTATGTAAAGATGGACAATCTATTACAGAACCAGACAACATCCTTCTTACCTAA
- a CDS encoding acylphosphatase, which yields MSSKLHLVIYGIVQGVGFRYATYRKAVQLGLRGWVRNKKDGTVEAVFDGPEEKVQEMLLWCHKGPLGAKVSHVDVSWEETSENYTTFEIKY from the coding sequence GTGAGTTCAAAGCTTCATCTTGTAATTTATGGTATTGTCCAAGGTGTTGGTTTTCGATATGCGACATACCGTAAAGCAGTGCAATTAGGTTTGAGAGGTTGGGTTCGTAATAAAAAAGATGGAACTGTAGAAGCAGTGTTTGATGGACCTGAAGAAAAAGTGCAAGAGATGTTACTCTGGTGCCATAAAGGACCGCTTGGAGCTAAAGTTAGTCACGTAGATGTCTCTTGGGAAGAAACTTCGGAAAATTATACGACTTTTGAGATTAAATATTAA
- a CDS encoding sugar phosphate isomerase/epimerase → MQQLLISSLFISLVLFVSVILLGSKTSFADNELYTGGAPNAEAIGWKIGCQAYSFNRFTFFEAIDKVASIGLHYIEAYPGQKLSKETGDVVFDHNISPELQQKVKEKLQQANVKLINYGVVNLPNNEEECRKVFDFAKAMGIETIVSEPPANAMQLVDKLTGEYGIKVAIHNHPKPSLYWDYKKVLEVTKDVSPRIGSCADTGHWMRSGIKPMEAIEALGTRIISFHLKDLGEFGKRDAHDVIWGTGQADIKAILTYLYKQGFKGVFSIEYEYNWENSLPEISQCVKYFDAVAKELSGK, encoded by the coding sequence ATGCAACAGCTTTTAATTTCCTCATTATTTATTTCTCTGGTGTTGTTTGTTTCCGTTATTCTGTTAGGCTCAAAGACATCTTTTGCGGATAACGAATTGTATACTGGAGGTGCTCCCAACGCGGAAGCCATCGGCTGGAAGATTGGTTGTCAGGCATACTCTTTTAATCGGTTTACATTCTTTGAAGCAATCGATAAAGTCGCTTCTATTGGACTTCACTATATCGAAGCATATCCAGGCCAGAAACTATCCAAAGAGACAGGTGATGTCGTGTTTGACCATAATATCTCTCCAGAACTACAACAGAAAGTAAAAGAAAAATTACAGCAAGCAAACGTAAAACTTATAAATTATGGTGTTGTAAACCTTCCGAATAATGAAGAAGAATGCCGTAAGGTATTTGATTTCGCAAAAGCCATGGGGATAGAGACAATTGTATCCGAACCCCCTGCGAATGCAATGCAGCTTGTTGATAAACTGACAGGAGAATATGGTATTAAAGTAGCAATTCATAATCATCCTAAACCTTCTTTATATTGGGATTATAAAAAAGTTCTGGAAGTAACAAAAGATGTGAGTCCACGAATTGGTTCATGTGCCGATACAGGACATTGGATGCGTTCAGGAATTAAACCAATGGAAGCTATTGAGGCATTAGGAACAAGAATCATATCGTTCCATTTAAAAGATTTAGGTGAGTTTGGGAAGAGAGATGCCCATGATGTTATTTGGGGAACAGGACAAGCAGATATAAAGGCAATATTGACATATCTTTATAAACAGGGATTTAAGGGAGTTTTTTCTATTGAATATGAATATAACTGGGAAAATTCACTTCCTGAGATATCTCAATGTGTCAAGTATTTTGATGCTGTGGCGAAAGAACTTTCAGGAAAGTAG
- a CDS encoding sialidase family protein: MNKILLWLFVIILYMIPTALYTEDSNQTPVFKSGEEGYDTFRIPSLIKTKQGSLIAFCEGRKDSVSDSGNIDLICRWSEDDGNTWGPLQVIWDDDKNTCGNPCAVIDSESGTIILLMTWNLGEDSEPEIIAGKSKDTRRVFISRSVDDGQTWTKPEEITSSTKHADWTWYATGPGIGIQLESNLYKNRIIIPCDHANKKDNQWYSHVIFSDDGGKTWNYSQPIGPKQNECQVVEIQDGKLLLNMRNYNREYPCRAISISSDGGTHWGDINYDLTLVEPVCQASLIKHKRNDKEYLAFSNPADKKERINMTVRISDDYGKTWKYNQLVYSGPSAYSCLCSLNKNEIGILFECGMKNPYEQIVFKKLNIRSLIKED, encoded by the coding sequence ATGAATAAGATTCTCTTATGGTTATTTGTAATTATTTTGTATATGATACCTACCGCCTTATATACAGAAGATAGTAATCAAACACCTGTATTTAAATCAGGCGAGGAAGGGTATGATACATTTCGGATACCATCATTAATAAAAACAAAGCAAGGTTCACTTATTGCTTTTTGTGAAGGGAGGAAAGACTCCGTCTCAGATAGTGGAAATATTGACCTGATTTGTAGATGGTCGGAAGATGATGGAAATACCTGGGGACCTCTACAAGTAATATGGGATGATGATAAGAACACATGTGGTAATCCCTGTGCTGTGATTGATAGTGAAAGTGGAACGATTATTCTATTAATGACCTGGAATCTTGGAGAAGATTCTGAACCTGAAATTATCGCGGGAAAATCAAAAGATACACGTCGTGTATTTATTTCACGTTCAGTAGATGACGGTCAAACATGGACAAAGCCAGAGGAAATAACCTCCTCTACTAAGCATGCAGACTGGACCTGGTATGCTACAGGGCCTGGAATAGGTATACAACTGGAAAGTAACCTATACAAGAATAGAATTATCATTCCTTGTGACCATGCCAATAAAAAAGATAATCAATGGTACTCACATGTTATATTTTCAGATGATGGAGGGAAAACATGGAACTATAGCCAGCCAATAGGACCTAAGCAAAACGAGTGTCAGGTTGTAGAAATTCAAGATGGCAAATTATTGTTGAACATGCGGAATTACAATCGTGAATATCCATGTAGAGCCATCTCAATAAGTTCAGACGGGGGAACTCATTGGGGAGATATTAATTACGATTTAACACTTGTAGAGCCCGTATGTCAAGCAAGCTTGATTAAACATAAAAGGAATGATAAAGAATATCTTGCTTTTTCTAACCCTGCAGACAAAAAAGAACGAATTAATATGACTGTAAGAATAAGCGATGATTATGGCAAAACATGGAAATACAATCAATTAGTATATTCAGGTCCTTCTGCTTATTCCTGTCTTTGTTCCTTAAATAAGAATGAAATAGGGATTTTATTTGAATGTGGAATGAAAAATCCTTATGAACAAATTGTTTTTAAGAAATTAAATATTCGGTCTCTTATTAAGGAAGATTAA
- a CDS encoding aldo/keto reductase, with product MDMKLRQLGESDIYITPLGLGCWQFSNQIGFAGKFWPSLKEVPSDDIIRVTWEQGINWFDTAEMYGWGVSEQCVANGLKRINVPPEKVIIATKWHPVARRASRMFHSIEEQIQRLSPYKITLYQIHSPTSLSSIKSEMEVMAELIKSKYIQVAGVSNYTASQMKKAHTYLEKFGFPLVSNQVHYSLLHRRIEKNGILRTAKELGMTIIAYSPLEQGLLTGKFHENPDLIKTRVGWRKYFPLYRPAGLQKTKPVIDTLRKIAERHGVTPSQVALNWLIHFHGERVVAIPGATKIEQSEQNVGALKFQLSDSEMDEIDKVSQPFI from the coding sequence ATGGATATGAAATTGAGACAATTAGGGGAGAGTGATATCTATATTACTCCTTTGGGGTTAGGATGTTGGCAGTTTAGTAATCAAATTGGGTTTGCTGGAAAGTTCTGGCCATCATTAAAAGAAGTTCCGAGTGATGATATTATCCGTGTAACCTGGGAACAGGGCATTAATTGGTTTGATACTGCTGAAATGTACGGTTGGGGCGTTTCAGAGCAATGTGTAGCAAATGGATTGAAAAGAATTAATGTTCCGCCAGAAAAGGTTATAATTGCAACAAAATGGCACCCTGTTGCTCGACGTGCCTCGAGGATGTTTCATTCTATCGAAGAGCAAATTCAGCGGTTGTCTCCATATAAAATTACCCTCTATCAAATTCATTCACCTACGTCATTATCAAGTATTAAGTCTGAAATGGAAGTAATGGCAGAGTTGATAAAGTCAAAATATATTCAGGTTGCTGGAGTTAGCAACTATACTGCAAGTCAAATGAAAAAAGCACATACATATCTCGAAAAGTTTGGTTTTCCACTGGTATCAAATCAGGTACATTACAGTTTACTTCACCGTCGCATTGAAAAAAATGGTATTTTAAGAACAGCTAAAGAACTTGGTATGACTATTATTGCATATTCGCCATTAGAGCAGGGTTTATTAACAGGAAAATTTCATGAAAATCCAGACCTTATTAAAACAAGGGTAGGTTGGAGAAAATATTTTCCATTATATCGCCCTGCGGGTTTGCAAAAAACGAAGCCTGTGATAGATACATTAAGAAAAATAGCAGAACGGCATGGTGTTACACCGTCGCAGGTTGCACTTAACTGGTTAATACATTTTCATGGGGAACGAGTAGTTGCTATTCCTGGGGCTACAAAAATTGAACAGTCAGAACAAAATGTAGGAGCGTTAAAATTTCAACTATCAGATTCGGAAATGGATGAGATTGATAAAGTATCTCAACCTTTTATTTAA
- a CDS encoding glycosyltransferase family 2 protein: MKNTLRNNNSSHHNKTAVIIPCYNAGNRLKKVVEATLKFPVDVFVVDDGSTDNCIDTIIQLPLHIISLPQNRGKGFAIIEGLKTSLTSKDYEIFCFLDADGQHNPELLPMFIKMWEEHKYDIIIGQRSFKPGQVPLASKIGNYFTHFILRILVKCPVSDTQCGFRLYSRAFAEEIIQCVKPGRYETETLILLLAIQKEKTIGTIPIPSIYEDKNRSSHFRKVYDSFRILSAIIKYSFMNLFK, from the coding sequence ATGAAAAATACATTGAGAAATAATAACAGCAGTCATCATAATAAAACAGCGGTTATCATCCCCTGTTATAATGCTGGAAATAGGTTAAAAAAAGTTGTTGAAGCTACCTTAAAATTTCCAGTAGATGTGTTTGTTGTTGATGATGGTTCAACCGACAATTGTATAGATACAATTATTCAGTTGCCTTTACATATTATATCTTTACCCCAAAATCGGGGGAAAGGCTTTGCTATTATTGAGGGCTTAAAAACGTCTTTGACTTCTAAGGATTATGAGATATTTTGTTTTTTAGATGCGGATGGACAGCATAATCCTGAACTTTTGCCTATGTTTATAAAAATGTGGGAGGAACACAAATATGACATTATCATCGGCCAAAGAAGTTTTAAACCAGGACAAGTTCCGTTGGCAAGTAAGATAGGCAATTATTTTACCCATTTTATCCTACGTATCTTGGTGAAATGCCCTGTTTCAGATACACAATGTGGTTTTCGACTGTATTCTCGTGCATTCGCTGAAGAAATTATTCAATGCGTCAAGCCAGGACGGTATGAAACAGAAACATTAATATTATTGTTGGCAATTCAAAAGGAAAAAACAATAGGGACTATTCCTATTCCTTCTATTTATGAAGACAAAAATCGCTCATCCCATTTCAGAAAAGTTTACGATTCTTTTAGAATCCTTAGTGCAATCATTAAATATTCATTTATGAATTTATTTAAATAA
- a CDS encoding alpha/beta hydrolase — protein MTIFLIILLSFILLIIIGIFLVLFLLKYRVKGEYFDSNGCKIHYRVEGNGPPLVLIHGYAVNADLNWRWNGMIKKLRKHFTVISFDHRGHGLSGKPSEPNKYGLEMVNDVIRLLDHLNIPKAYIMGYSMGGFTTLKLLTMYPERVIKAVVGGAGYEKVDGDNIKILMELVESLENGKGYYPLTKALEPGRKEPPKWRIKLLDFGLNMMSDSKAMADVMKQFPEMAVTEDSLRNNHVPTLVIVGDKDPLSKGVEELEKHMKNARCIFLKGRDHMTAMMGNTFYRETLDFFRN, from the coding sequence ATGACGATTTTTTTAATAATTCTCCTCTCTTTTATTTTATTAATTATAATTGGTATTTTTCTGGTTCTATTTTTATTAAAGTATCGGGTAAAAGGAGAATATTTTGATTCCAACGGATGCAAAATACATTATCGTGTTGAGGGTAACGGACCGCCATTAGTTTTAATTCATGGATATGCAGTTAATGCAGACTTAAATTGGAGGTGGAATGGGATGATAAAAAAATTAAGGAAACATTTTACTGTTATTTCTTTTGACCATCGTGGACATGGATTAAGTGGCAAACCCTCTGAACCAAACAAATATGGATTAGAAATGGTAAATGATGTTATCCGATTACTGGACCATTTAAATATTCCCAAAGCGTATATTATGGGCTATTCGATGGGAGGTTTTACAACATTAAAACTTTTAACAATGTATCCAGAACGTGTAATCAAAGCTGTTGTTGGGGGAGCTGGATATGAAAAAGTGGATGGAGATAATATAAAAATCCTTATGGAACTGGTAGAATCTTTAGAAAATGGAAAAGGATACTACCCCCTAACCAAAGCATTAGAACCAGGGAGAAAAGAACCACCAAAATGGCGTATTAAATTGTTAGATTTTGGATTAAACATGATGTCCGATTCAAAAGCAATGGCTGATGTGATGAAACAATTTCCAGAAATGGCTGTAACGGAAGATTCTTTAAGAAATAACCACGTTCCGACACTTGTAATTGTGGGTGATAAAGACCCATTAAGTAAAGGGGTGGAAGAACTCGAAAAACATATGAAAAATGCACGGTGTATTTTCCTTAAAGGGAGAGACCACATGACAGCAATGATGGGTAACACATTCTATCGTGAGACATTAGATTTTTTCAGAAACTGA
- a CDS encoding alpha/beta hydrolase: MNFDDLFSKIDIKNSGFTIKLSIIVVLTSIINISCAIFHQQQGHYLNNDITFHYLEKGQGTPVILIHGILANADLNWRLPGITKKLSRKYHVIAFDLRGHGKSEVVYGVENYGLNLVEDVRRIMDSLKIQKAHIVGYSLGGFIALKFATLYPERAYSVTVAGAGWEKQSEENIEKLKRIYNAMREKKDCTPLFELVGMEKKGFGRISIAFANCYAKKTNDLDAIADLLESVTALEVEENDLSACQVPILLIGGTADPMCKTINELSTVLPNDDVVWIEGGTHLTTLLKKKFASSVENFITKNNPN; the protein is encoded by the coding sequence ATGAATTTTGATGATTTATTTTCAAAAATAGATATTAAAAATTCAGGATTTACCATAAAATTAAGCATAATAGTAGTCCTAACTTCAATCATAAACATAAGCTGTGCTATCTTCCATCAACAACAAGGGCATTACCTAAATAATGACATTACATTTCATTATTTAGAAAAAGGACAAGGAACACCTGTAATTCTTATTCATGGAATTCTTGCAAATGCAGACCTAAATTGGCGGTTACCAGGGATTACAAAAAAATTATCAAGAAAATATCATGTCATTGCATTTGATTTACGTGGGCATGGCAAATCAGAAGTTGTGTATGGTGTTGAAAATTATGGATTAAACTTAGTAGAGGATGTTCGAAGAATTATGGATTCTTTAAAGATACAAAAAGCACATATTGTCGGGTACTCGCTTGGAGGCTTCATCGCATTAAAATTTGCGACACTTTATCCTGAAAGAGCATATTCTGTAACAGTAGCAGGTGCTGGTTGGGAGAAACAATCGGAAGAAAATATAGAAAAGTTAAAACGTATATATAATGCTATGCGTGAAAAAAAGGACTGCACACCTTTATTTGAACTGGTAGGTATGGAGAAAAAAGGATTCGGTAGAATTTCAATTGCATTTGCCAATTGTTATGCCAAAAAGACTAATGATTTGGATGCCATAGCCGACTTATTAGAAAGTGTTACCGCACTTGAAGTAGAGGAAAATGACCTTTCGGCTTGCCAAGTGCCAATATTACTTATTGGTGGAACTGCAGACCCGATGTGCAAAACAATAAATGAGTTAAGTACTGTCTTACCTAATGATGACGTTGTTTGGATAGAAGGTGGGACACATTTGACAACCTTACTCAAAAAGAAATTTGCCTCATCAGTAGAAAATTTTATAACTAAAAATAACCCTAACTAA
- a CDS encoding DMT family transporter, translating into MKYLSPYLYMLGASFCFSIMSICGSLIGDSLSWIAISFFRILPTFIFILIFALLIGEKPILIGSFSLWLRSIFGTVALLCTFYSLSHLHATDTVTIFATTPIWIGFIMAIVFKDKAPPLLWVFVISTFIGICIIERPQFQGNVIPIFIAFIGAICAGSAMVSLSFCGKITPITVVSHYSMVAVITSFILFCFYCSQFSNIIVIMKKYYLLLIVIGVSGTVGQIFLTNAYGNGKPQWISILGLSQVLITMMIELFLNRMKVDIYHLIGMIMVLFSISCVIWIKPLNKNISKPI; encoded by the coding sequence ATGAAGTATCTTTCTCCATATTTATATATGCTTGGAGCCTCATTTTGCTTTTCAATCATGTCGATTTGTGGAAGTTTAATTGGGGATAGCCTTTCTTGGATTGCGATTTCATTTTTTAGAATCCTTCCTACATTTATTTTTATTTTGATTTTTGCGTTGCTTATAGGAGAAAAACCCATTTTAATTGGTTCTTTTTCTTTATGGCTACGTAGTATTTTTGGGACTGTTGCATTACTTTGTACCTTTTATTCCTTATCCCATTTACATGCTACTGACACAGTTACTATTTTTGCTACAACCCCTATTTGGATAGGATTTATTATGGCAATTGTTTTCAAAGACAAAGCACCTCCGTTACTTTGGGTTTTTGTTATATCTACATTTATAGGAATATGCATAATAGAAAGACCACAATTTCAAGGCAATGTTATTCCTATATTTATTGCATTTATAGGTGCTATATGTGCAGGTTCTGCTATGGTTAGCTTAAGTTTCTGTGGAAAAATTACACCGATTACCGTTGTATCCCATTACAGTATGGTAGCAGTGATAACGAGTTTTATCCTTTTTTGCTTTTACTGCTCTCAATTTTCTAACATAATAGTCATAATGAAAAAATATTACCTCTTGCTTATAGTGATAGGAGTAAGTGGAACAGTAGGTCAAATTTTTTTAACAAATGCTTATGGTAATGGGAAACCACAGTGGATTTCTATTTTAGGATTAAGTCAAGTTTTAATCACTATGATGATTGAATTGTTTTTAAATCGAATGAAAGTGGATATATATCATTTGATTGGGATGATAATGGTATTATTCTCTATATCTTGTGTTATTTGGATAAAACCATTAAATAAAAATATATCCAAACCTATTTAG